The Acidobacteriota bacterium genomic interval CCGACGACGCCTACCTCTACGCCGATCCGGTCTTTTCCCCCGACGGGGACCGGTTGGCCTACGTTTCCACCGAGCCCAGCGGGTACTTCAACATCTACGTGCGCCCCATCCGGGACGGACACTGGGCCGGACCGGCCACCGCCCTGACCCGAGACCACTCCTACGGGAAAAACCGCCTCTACTTCGGGGAATGGGACATGCACATTCAACCCGCCTGGGCTCCGGACGGGAGTGAGCTGCTCTTGCTATCCAACCGGGGCGTCCCGCTGGGATCGGGACACGTGTGGCGCATGCCGGCCGAGGTGCCGGGCATGGCCAGGGCCGAGCCCATCCTCGAGGAGCAGAGCCTCTACCGGACCCGTCCCCACGTCTCGCGCGATGGAAAGCGCTTCATCTATTCTTCCACCGGTGGCGCAGCCGACCAGTTCAGCCACCTCTACGTGCTCCCCATTACCGGCGGGGCGCCCTACAAGTTGACCTTCGGAGGCTACGACCACTTCCATCCCCGCTGGTCGCCGGACGGAGAGCGGATTGCCTACATCTCGAACCAGCCCCTGCTTTCAACCGGTTCCGGCTTGCCCCGGTTGTGGCTGATGGAGACTTACGGCGGCCGCAAGGAGAGGGTGGCGCCCAGGAAATACCACTGGAAACGTCCTATGGGTACACTCCGGGCGGAGGTGCGGGACCGGAGCACCGGTCGCAAGACGGCTGCCCGGATCTACGGGCGGGCGTCCGACGGAAAGCTCTATCCCCCCGGAGACAGCTACGCTCGGGTCAGCATCTCGGGAGAGCCTCTTTTCCATACGGGTGGGGAATTCGAGATGAGCCTGCCCCCGGGAAAAGTGACCCTGGAGGCGGTCAAGGGGTTGGAATACCGGCCGGCCCGGCAGGAAGTGGAGATCCGGGCGGGGGAGGTCTCCCGGGTCAGCCTGCTGCTGTCGCCGATGATCGATATGGCCGCCAAGGGATGGTACAGCGGATCCACCCACGTGCACATGAACTACGGCGGAAACCTGCGGAATACGCTGGAGAACCTGATGTTCCTGGCCAAAGCCGAGGATCAGGATGTGGTCTGCGAGCTGATCGCCAACAAGGACAACCGCATCCTGGACTGGGACGCCTTCGTTCCCAACCGGGTCGAACACCCGGTCTCCCAATCCGATCCCGACCTGGTGGTGATCGTGGGGGAGGAGTACCGCCCCCCCTTTCACGGCCACGTCTCGCTGCTGGGACTTCGAGACCATCTCATCTCACCCTTCACCACCGGCTATGAAGGCACTGCCATCGAAAGCCTCTACCCCAGCAACACCGACATGTTTCGCAAAGCCAGAGCTCAAGGGGCGCTGGTCGGCTATGTTCACGCCTATTCCGGCGAAACCGATCCTCTGGAAAGGGGCCTGACCCACGCCAGGACTTTTCCGGTGGACGCGGCCCTGGGCACGGTCGACACCCTGGAGTGGTCCTCGCCCAACTCGGCCACCCTGCGTGTCTGGCACCACACCCTGAACAACGACCTGGGCATCACGCCGGTTGGAGGCGAGGACGCCATTACCGACCTGCACCGATCCACCCTGCCCGGGGCCTTCAGGACCTACGCCTACCTGAAGGGCAAGCTGTCGGCGGAATCCTGGATCGAGTCGGTGCGACAGGGAAAAACCTTCATCAGCAGCGGTCCGCTGCTGGACTTCCGCATCGACGGCCGGATGCCGGGGGACCGGCTGGAACTGCCCCGGGAAGGCGGGACCGTCAACCTGGAGGCCACCGTCTGGTCTATCGCCCCCTTGGAAAGGGTGACCCTCTTTCGCAACGGTGAGGCGCTCAAGGAGTTCCCTCTCACCGAAGGGCAGGCCTCGGTCTCCATCAAGGAGGGGCTCGATGTCAGGGACAGCAGTTGGTTCAGCCTGACGGTCACCGGGCCCCGCCGTTCCCATCCCCTGGAGACCGGCTATCCCATGGCCGCTACCAATGTCATCCGGGTCTACGTTGGTGAGGGCAAGATTCGCAGCCGTCGCTCGGCGGAATATTTCATGCGATGGATCGACCGCCTCAAGCAGCAGGCCGAGGAGTGGCCGGATTGGAGATCATCCGAAGAGACAGCCCACGTTCTGGGGCAGTTCGATGAGGCCAGGCAGGTCTATGAACGTTTGGCCAGTGAGGCGGATGAGGAGTGAAGGAATCTTCCCCTTCAATTCCCGGCGGTGGCGGCAGCCGACCAGGCGGTAAGGTCTCCCACCCGGTAGGCGTCCACGAAGCTCTCGGCGGTCACCTGTGTTCTGAGGCTGGTCGTCTTGGATCCGAAAGCCAT includes:
- a CDS encoding CehA/McbA family metallohydrolase, whose product is MNLASRMSPLFRILLLALGSLVSTGCSRDPQPPEPTRQASPRPGGTYSAAGHGGGYMHNYYLPPAPSATPWAPAWSPDGKQIAFSLSGSIWRIDLASSDAFELTYDGHYHSSPDWSPDGRWIVYTADHGGRTIQLQILNLETGESHALTDDAYLYADPVFSPDGDRLAYVSTEPSGYFNIYVRPIRDGHWAGPATALTRDHSYGKNRLYFGEWDMHIQPAWAPDGSELLLLSNRGVPLGSGHVWRMPAEVPGMARAEPILEEQSLYRTRPHVSRDGKRFIYSSTGGAADQFSHLYVLPITGGAPYKLTFGGYDHFHPRWSPDGERIAYISNQPLLSTGSGLPRLWLMETYGGRKERVAPRKYHWKRPMGTLRAEVRDRSTGRKTAARIYGRASDGKLYPPGDSYARVSISGEPLFHTGGEFEMSLPPGKVTLEAVKGLEYRPARQEVEIRAGEVSRVSLLLSPMIDMAAKGWYSGSTHVHMNYGGNLRNTLENLMFLAKAEDQDVVCELIANKDNRILDWDAFVPNRVEHPVSQSDPDLVVIVGEEYRPPFHGHVSLLGLRDHLISPFTTGYEGTAIESLYPSNTDMFRKARAQGALVGYVHAYSGETDPLERGLTHARTFPVDAALGTVDTLEWSSPNSATLRVWHHTLNNDLGITPVGGEDAITDLHRSTLPGAFRTYAYLKGKLSAESWIESVRQGKTFISSGPLLDFRIDGRMPGDRLELPREGGTVNLEATVWSIAPLERVTLFRNGEALKEFPLTEGQASVSIKEGLDVRDSSWFSLTVTGPRRSHPLETGYPMAATNVIRVYVGEGKIRSRRSAEYFMRWIDRLKQQAEEWPDWRSSEETAHVLGQFDEARQVYERLASEADEE